One part of the Micrococcus sp. 2A genome encodes these proteins:
- a CDS encoding biotin carboxylase N-terminal domain-containing protein: protein MTQTPAEGPALFDTVLVANRGEIAVRVIRTLRRLGIRSVAVFSDADAGARHVREADLAVRLGPAPARESYLDVDAVVAAAVRTGAQAVHPGYGFLSENADFARALEAAGVVFVGPPVASLDAMADKIRAKENVSARDVPVVPGIADPTLTDDQIVAEAQRVGFPLLIKPSAGGGGKGMVAVHAADELPAALASARRTARSAFGNDTLLLERLITAPRHIEVQVFADTHGRTVHLGERECSLQRRHQKVIEEAPAPLLTGLAHGAELRARLGRAAVDAAESVGYVGAGTVEFLVSDEDPDEFFFMEMNTRLQVEHPVSEEVVRVRGERVDFVELQLWIAAGQDLGFGQEDVTLEGAAAEARVYAEDPAHGFLPAAGPVLLWEPPRGEGVRVDTLLFPPDSEDDAPGRSEGPDQPEVTGHYDPMVAKVIASGADRPQALDRLEAALAESVLFGVTSNLAWLRDLVARDDVRAGRLRTSLIDEAPAWEAPAPRAEVWDAAGAAFAPEALTSALTVQGIDEATLAASGLRVQPAGAWHRQDAWRAAGAPAPALPLRWEDLSVLWRGPGPVAPEDGPSAQDGAESGHAGGRSLRHPADPDAAWVHSGGHTWRIERLGRAERVAASRAAAAARRAPAGGGSPEARAPMPGTVVAVSVSTGEHVEAGAELAVLEAMKMEHPVTAGVAGVVTVHVRPGESVPARGLVATVTPHTPGTADVPTTSGESA, encoded by the coding sequence ATGACCCAGACCCCCGCCGAGGGCCCCGCCCTCTTCGACACCGTCCTCGTGGCCAACCGCGGCGAGATCGCCGTGCGCGTGATCCGCACCCTGCGCCGCCTCGGCATCCGCTCCGTGGCGGTGTTCTCCGACGCCGACGCCGGCGCCCGCCACGTGCGCGAGGCGGACCTCGCCGTCCGCCTCGGCCCGGCCCCCGCCCGCGAGTCCTACCTGGACGTGGACGCGGTGGTGGCGGCCGCCGTCCGGACCGGGGCGCAGGCCGTGCACCCCGGCTACGGGTTCCTCTCCGAGAACGCGGACTTCGCCCGGGCGCTCGAGGCGGCCGGCGTCGTCTTCGTGGGCCCGCCCGTGGCGTCGCTGGACGCGATGGCGGACAAGATCCGCGCCAAGGAGAACGTCTCGGCGCGGGACGTGCCGGTGGTGCCGGGCATCGCCGACCCCACGCTCACCGACGATCAGATCGTGGCCGAGGCGCAGCGCGTCGGCTTCCCGCTGCTGATCAAGCCCTCCGCGGGCGGCGGCGGCAAGGGGATGGTGGCCGTGCACGCCGCGGACGAGCTGCCGGCCGCGCTGGCCTCCGCCCGCCGCACCGCGCGCTCCGCGTTCGGGAACGACACCCTCCTGCTCGAGCGGCTCATCACCGCCCCGCGGCACATCGAGGTGCAGGTCTTCGCGGACACCCACGGGCGCACCGTGCACCTGGGGGAGCGGGAGTGCTCCCTGCAGCGCCGCCACCAGAAGGTGATCGAGGAGGCGCCCGCGCCCCTGCTCACCGGCCTGGCGCACGGCGCCGAGCTGCGCGCCCGTCTCGGCAGGGCCGCCGTGGACGCCGCGGAGTCCGTGGGCTACGTGGGGGCCGGCACCGTGGAGTTCCTCGTCTCGGACGAGGACCCGGACGAGTTCTTCTTCATGGAGATGAACACCCGTCTGCAGGTGGAGCACCCCGTGTCCGAGGAGGTCGTGCGGGTGCGCGGCGAGCGCGTGGACTTCGTGGAGCTGCAGCTGTGGATCGCCGCCGGACAGGACCTGGGCTTCGGCCAGGAGGACGTCACCCTGGAGGGGGCGGCCGCCGAGGCCCGCGTCTACGCCGAGGACCCCGCGCACGGGTTCCTCCCCGCCGCCGGGCCCGTGCTGCTGTGGGAGCCGCCGCGGGGGGAGGGGGTCCGCGTGGACACCCTGCTCTTCCCGCCGGACTCCGAGGACGACGCCCCCGGCCGGTCCGAGGGCCCGGACCAGCCCGAGGTCACCGGTCACTACGACCCCATGGTCGCCAAGGTGATCGCCTCCGGCGCGGACCGCCCCCAGGCACTGGACCGCCTCGAGGCGGCGCTCGCGGAGTCGGTGCTGTTCGGGGTCACGAGCAACCTGGCGTGGCTGCGGGACCTCGTGGCGCGCGACGACGTCCGGGCCGGCCGCCTGAGGACCTCCCTGATCGACGAGGCACCGGCATGGGAGGCCCCCGCCCCCCGCGCGGAGGTCTGGGACGCGGCCGGCGCCGCCTTCGCCCCGGAGGCCCTCACCTCCGCGCTGACGGTCCAGGGGATCGACGAGGCGACCCTGGCCGCGTCCGGTCTGCGGGTGCAGCCGGCCGGCGCCTGGCACCGCCAGGACGCCTGGCGCGCCGCGGGCGCCCCCGCCCCCGCGCTGCCTCTGCGCTGGGAGGACCTCTCCGTGCTGTGGCGCGGGCCCGGGCCGGTGGCCCCGGAGGACGGGCCGTCCGCGCAGGACGGGGCGGAGTCCGGGCACGCGGGCGGTCGATCTCTGCGCCACCCCGCGGACCCGGACGCCGCGTGGGTCCACTCCGGCGGGCACACCTGGCGAATCGAGCGGCTGGGCCGCGCCGAGCGCGTGGCGGCGTCGCGCGCCGCGGCCGCCGCGCGTCGTGCCCCCGCCGGCGGCGGTTCCCCGGAGGCCCGGGCTCCCATGCCGGGCACCGTCGTCGCGGTGTCCGTGTCCACCGGCGAGCACGTCGAGGCCGGCGCCGAGCTGGCCGTCCTCGAGGCCATGAAGATGGAGCACCCCGTCACCGCGGGCGTCGCCGGCGTCGTCACCGTCCACGTCCGTCCCGGCGAGTCCGTGCCCGCGCGCGGGCTGGTTGCCACCGTCACCCCTCACACCCCCGGCACCGCCGATGTGCCCACCACCTCTGGAGAGTCCGCATGA
- the dxr gene encoding 1-deoxy-D-xylulose-5-phosphate reductoisomerase, translating to MTHGSLADYTLPAPGVRADDPSGGGDGAPRRVALLGSTGSIGTQGLDVIEQDPERFRAVALAGGSNTALLAEQAVRHGVEAVGSATAGAEELRAAIAAAAARLGRPAPDAELFTGPEAATRIAAWTGADTVLNGITGSIGLRPTLAALEAGHRLALANKESLIVGGALVKAAAAPGQLVPVDSEHSALAQALRGGTADEVARLVLTASGGPFRGCTREQLRAVTPAQALAHPTWDMGRVVTTNSASLVNKALEVIEAHLLFDVALDRIDVVVHPQSVVHSMVEFTDGSTLAQASPPDMRLPIALGLGWPRRVPGAVGGCDWTRAATWTFEPLDEEVFPAVRLAKEAAAASPTHMAVFNAANEEAVDAFHEGCLSFDGILETVRAVLGDYAPERVLDAAGHGHAPGDLSVDAVLAVEGWARAAARGRWARA from the coding sequence GTGACCCACGGATCCCTCGCCGACTACACCCTCCCGGCCCCCGGCGTCCGCGCCGACGACCCCTCCGGCGGAGGCGACGGCGCCCCCCGCCGCGTCGCCCTCCTCGGCTCGACCGGCTCGATCGGGACCCAGGGCCTGGACGTCATCGAGCAGGACCCCGAGCGGTTCCGGGCCGTCGCGCTCGCGGGCGGCTCCAACACCGCCCTCCTGGCCGAGCAGGCCGTGCGCCACGGCGTCGAGGCGGTGGGCTCCGCCACGGCGGGCGCGGAGGAGCTGCGCGCGGCGATCGCGGCGGCCGCCGCACGCCTCGGCCGCCCGGCTCCCGACGCCGAGCTCTTCACGGGCCCCGAGGCGGCCACCCGCATCGCGGCCTGGACCGGCGCGGACACCGTGCTCAACGGCATCACCGGCTCGATCGGCCTGCGCCCCACGCTCGCGGCCCTCGAGGCGGGCCACCGCCTCGCCCTGGCGAACAAGGAGTCGCTCATCGTGGGGGGCGCGCTCGTCAAGGCCGCCGCGGCGCCCGGCCAGCTCGTCCCCGTGGACTCCGAGCACTCCGCGCTGGCCCAGGCGCTCCGCGGCGGCACGGCGGACGAGGTCGCCCGCCTGGTCCTGACCGCCTCGGGCGGTCCGTTCCGGGGCTGCACCCGGGAGCAGCTGCGCGCGGTCACGCCCGCGCAGGCCCTCGCCCACCCCACGTGGGACATGGGCCGCGTGGTCACCACCAACTCCGCCTCGCTCGTGAACAAGGCCCTCGAGGTGATCGAGGCGCACCTGCTCTTCGACGTCGCCCTGGACCGCATCGACGTCGTGGTCCACCCGCAGTCCGTCGTGCACTCCATGGTGGAGTTCACGGACGGCTCCACCCTCGCCCAGGCCTCCCCGCCGGACATGCGCCTGCCGATCGCCCTCGGCCTCGGCTGGCCGCGCCGCGTGCCCGGCGCCGTGGGCGGATGCGACTGGACCCGCGCCGCGACCTGGACCTTCGAGCCCCTCGACGAGGAGGTGTTCCCCGCGGTGCGCCTCGCGAAGGAGGCCGCGGCCGCCTCGCCGACGCACATGGCCGTGTTCAACGCCGCCAACGAGGAGGCCGTCGACGCCTTCCATGAGGGGTGCCTCTCCTTCGACGGCATCCTGGAGACGGTCCGCGCCGTCCTCGGCGACTACGCCCCCGAGCGCGTCCTCGACGCCGCCGGCCACGGCCACGCGCCGGGAGACCTCAGCGTCGACGCCGTCCTGGCCGTCGAGGGCTGGGCCCGCGCCGCGGCCCGGGGCCGGTGGGCGCGGGCATGA
- a CDS encoding DUF485 domain-containing protein, translating to MSPHSVAPPAPTPEQFRAAQQSEEFTELRRTYRSFAFPMTVAFFVWYLLFVILGAFFPQVMAIRLHDNITLGLVLGLLQFVTTFAITAAYVRFANRTLDPRSTALRERLEREAGSHAADPTEEIR from the coding sequence ATGTCACCCCACTCCGTCGCGCCACCGGCGCCGACCCCCGAGCAGTTCCGCGCGGCCCAGCAGTCCGAGGAGTTCACGGAGCTGCGCCGCACGTACCGCTCGTTCGCGTTCCCCATGACGGTCGCGTTCTTCGTCTGGTATCTGCTGTTCGTCATCCTGGGGGCGTTCTTCCCGCAGGTCATGGCCATCCGCCTCCACGACAACATCACGCTGGGCCTGGTCCTCGGCCTGCTGCAGTTCGTCACCACGTTCGCCATCACGGCGGCGTACGTCCGCTTCGCCAACCGCACCCTCGACCCGCGCTCCACGGCGCTGCGCGAGCGCCTCGAGCGCGAGGCGGGCTCCCACGCGGCCGACCCCACGGAGGAGATCCGATGA
- a CDS encoding site-2 protease family protein — MSAAWFVLGVLAVALGLALSIALHEVGHLVPAKLFGVRVTRYMIGFGPTVASWRRGETEYGIKALPLGGYVSMVGMLPPPRAGQAPRASSTGLFRQLGRLADDARAQAAEELRPGDEGRTFISLPVWKRIVIMLGGPAMNLLIALALTALLVTTVGTAQPSTTAAEVFRCVVPAQEQQARAAAGDTEECRPGDPVAPAHEAGMLPGDTVVAFDGVPVEDWDAFAAAIRERAGRPTAIAWERDGRRIESTITPRLTERPVTDAVGQPERAPDGTARTQQVGFIGMGAQTETVTGTPLDAVGLVGTQIRGVADVVLVLPQRLWDTAVAVLTPAERDPNGPMSVVGVGRIAGEAAALDEVSFGDKAAMVLSLVAGVNVALLVFNLIPLLPLDGGHVAGALYEALRRGGARLRGRPDPGPFDLAALMPLTYVVAGAMLAMGLLLIVADLVEPVRLF, encoded by the coding sequence ATGAGCGCCGCCTGGTTCGTGCTCGGCGTCCTCGCCGTCGCCCTGGGCCTGGCCCTCTCGATCGCGCTGCACGAAGTGGGCCACCTCGTGCCCGCCAAGCTCTTCGGCGTCCGCGTGACGCGCTACATGATCGGCTTCGGCCCCACGGTCGCCTCGTGGCGGCGCGGGGAGACCGAGTACGGGATCAAGGCGCTCCCGCTCGGCGGCTACGTCTCCATGGTGGGCATGCTCCCACCGCCGCGCGCGGGGCAGGCGCCCCGCGCGTCCTCCACGGGGCTCTTCCGCCAGTTGGGGCGCCTGGCCGACGACGCACGGGCCCAGGCCGCCGAGGAGCTGCGGCCCGGGGACGAGGGACGCACCTTCATCTCGCTGCCGGTCTGGAAGCGGATCGTCATCATGCTCGGCGGCCCGGCCATGAACCTGTTGATCGCGCTCGCCCTGACCGCCCTGCTCGTCACCACGGTGGGCACCGCGCAGCCCAGCACGACGGCAGCGGAGGTCTTCCGCTGCGTCGTCCCCGCGCAGGAGCAGCAGGCGCGCGCCGCCGCGGGCGACACCGAGGAGTGCCGGCCCGGTGACCCCGTGGCGCCGGCCCACGAGGCAGGCATGCTGCCCGGAGACACCGTCGTCGCCTTCGACGGCGTCCCCGTCGAGGACTGGGACGCGTTCGCCGCTGCCATCCGCGAGCGCGCCGGCCGGCCCACCGCGATCGCGTGGGAGCGGGACGGGCGGCGCATCGAGTCCACGATCACCCCGCGGCTGACGGAGCGGCCGGTGACGGACGCCGTCGGGCAGCCGGAGCGCGCCCCGGACGGCACCGCCCGCACCCAGCAGGTGGGCTTCATCGGCATGGGGGCGCAGACCGAGACCGTGACGGGGACGCCGCTGGACGCGGTGGGCCTGGTGGGCACGCAGATCCGCGGCGTCGCGGACGTGGTCCTCGTGCTGCCCCAGCGGCTGTGGGACACCGCCGTCGCGGTGCTCACCCCGGCCGAGCGCGATCCGAACGGCCCCATGTCCGTCGTCGGGGTCGGGCGGATCGCGGGGGAGGCGGCGGCGCTGGACGAGGTCTCGTTCGGGGACAAGGCCGCGATGGTGCTCTCGCTCGTGGCGGGGGTGAACGTCGCCCTGCTGGTGTTCAACCTGATCCCCCTGCTGCCGCTGGACGGCGGGCACGTGGCGGGCGCGCTCTACGAGGCGCTGCGCCGCGGCGGGGCCCGCCTGCGGGGGCGACCGGACCCCGGGCCGTTCGACCTCGCCGCGCTGATGCCCCTGACGTACGTGGTGGCCGGGGCCATGCTGGCCATGGGCCTGCTGCTGATCGTGGCGGACCTCGTGGAGCCCGTGCGGCTCTTCTGA
- a CDS encoding CoA ester lyase, translating into MSAPTAAGPLALGPAVMFTPADRPERFAKALDRADAVILDLEDAVTPASRPAARDAVRAAWEGRATGGTDGGPLAADRVVVRVNPAGTPDHAADLAMLAETGWRTLMLAKAESAAQVDGLVAALGEDVRVVALCETAAGILAAPALAAHPHVGALMWGAEDLVASMGGTSSRTADGAYRPVVRHARATVLLAAAAHGTAAWDAVFLDLQDHAGLAAEAEDAVALGCAATVCLHPAQAPVVREAYAPSEEAVARARRVLAAAEGAHGAFGLDGTMVDEVVLAQARLTLGRVPAGD; encoded by the coding sequence ATGAGCGCCCCCACGGCGGCCGGGCCCCTGGCCCTCGGCCCGGCCGTGATGTTCACGCCGGCGGACCGACCCGAGCGCTTCGCCAAGGCCCTCGACCGCGCCGACGCGGTGATCCTCGACCTCGAGGACGCCGTCACGCCGGCCTCCCGCCCGGCCGCCCGCGACGCCGTGCGAGCTGCCTGGGAAGGCCGGGCAACGGGCGGCACGGACGGCGGACCGCTCGCCGCGGACCGCGTCGTCGTGCGCGTGAACCCGGCGGGCACGCCGGACCACGCCGCGGACCTGGCGATGCTCGCGGAGACCGGGTGGCGCACGCTCATGCTCGCCAAGGCGGAGTCCGCCGCGCAGGTGGACGGCCTCGTGGCGGCGCTGGGGGAGGACGTGCGCGTCGTGGCCCTGTGCGAGACCGCGGCGGGCATCCTCGCCGCGCCCGCCCTCGCGGCGCACCCCCACGTGGGCGCGCTGATGTGGGGCGCGGAGGACCTCGTGGCGTCCATGGGCGGCACGTCCTCGCGCACGGCCGACGGCGCCTACCGCCCCGTCGTCCGGCACGCACGAGCGACCGTGCTGCTCGCCGCCGCCGCGCACGGCACGGCGGCGTGGGACGCGGTGTTCCTCGACCTGCAGGATCACGCGGGCCTCGCCGCGGAGGCCGAGGACGCCGTCGCGCTCGGGTGCGCGGCCACCGTGTGCCTCCACCCGGCGCAGGCCCCCGTGGTGCGTGAGGCCTACGCCCCGAGCGAGGAGGCGGTGGCCCGGGCCCGACGCGTGCTCGCGGCGGCCGAGGGGGCGCACGGCGCCTTCGGGCTGGACGGCACCATGGTGGACGAGGTGGTGCTCGCCCAGGCCCGGCTGACCCTCGGGCGGGTGCCGGCGGGGGACTGA
- a CDS encoding cation acetate symporter: protein MSTLAPLLAAEAVGNPMVNIGIFAAFVVVTLVVVIRASKTSGSSADFYAGGRGFSGTQNGTAIAGDYLSAASFLGIVGAIALYGYDGFLYSIGFLVAWLVALLLVAELLRNTGKFTMADVLSFRLRQKPVRIAAAFGTMAVCLFYLLAQMAGAGGLVALLLNITDRGGQALVIVIVGVLMIAYVLIGGMKGTTYVQIIKAILLILGAGVMTVWALALFGFDFNAMLGRAVELNPKGEAILEPGLQYGKDFTTRLDFVSLGLALVLGTAGLPHVLMRFYTVPTAKEARKSVVWAIVLIGAFYLFTLVLGYGAGALIGPERILAAPGGVNSAAPLLAFELGGSILLGLISAVAFATILAVVAGLALTAAASFTHDVWGPVIAKKPLSSEDEVRIGKITVVVIGILAILGGIGAQGQNVAFLVALAFAVAASANLPTILYSLFWKGFTTRGALWSMYGGLLSAIVLIVFSPVMSGNPAAMIPSADFVLFPLKNPGVVSIPLAFFLGWLGSVTSSRAEDPGKQAEMEVRSLTGIGAEKAVSH from the coding sequence ATGAGCACCCTCGCCCCCCTCCTGGCCGCGGAGGCCGTCGGCAACCCGATGGTCAACATCGGCATCTTCGCGGCGTTCGTCGTCGTCACCCTCGTCGTCGTGATCCGGGCCTCCAAGACCTCGGGCTCCTCGGCGGACTTCTACGCGGGAGGCCGAGGCTTCTCCGGCACCCAGAACGGCACCGCCATCGCGGGCGACTATCTCTCGGCGGCCTCGTTCCTCGGCATCGTCGGCGCGATCGCCCTCTACGGCTACGACGGCTTCCTGTACTCGATCGGCTTCCTCGTGGCGTGGCTCGTCGCCCTGCTCCTCGTGGCGGAGCTGCTGCGCAACACAGGCAAGTTCACGATGGCCGACGTGCTCTCGTTCCGCCTGCGCCAGAAGCCGGTGCGCATCGCCGCCGCCTTCGGCACCATGGCCGTCTGCCTCTTCTACCTCCTGGCCCAGATGGCCGGCGCGGGCGGCCTCGTCGCCCTGCTGCTCAACATCACGGACAGGGGCGGCCAGGCGCTCGTGATCGTGATCGTGGGCGTGCTCATGATCGCCTATGTCCTCATCGGCGGCATGAAGGGCACCACCTACGTCCAGATCATCAAGGCGATCCTGCTCATCCTCGGCGCGGGCGTCATGACCGTGTGGGCGCTCGCCCTCTTCGGCTTCGACTTCAACGCGATGCTCGGCCGGGCCGTCGAGCTCAACCCCAAGGGTGAGGCCATCCTCGAGCCGGGCCTGCAGTACGGCAAGGACTTCACCACGCGCCTGGACTTCGTCTCCCTGGGCCTCGCGCTCGTCCTCGGCACCGCCGGCCTGCCGCACGTCCTGATGCGCTTCTACACCGTGCCCACGGCCAAGGAGGCCCGCAAGTCGGTGGTGTGGGCGATCGTGCTCATCGGCGCCTTCTACCTCTTCACCCTGGTGCTGGGCTACGGCGCCGGTGCACTGATCGGCCCCGAGCGCATCCTCGCCGCCCCCGGCGGCGTGAACTCGGCGGCCCCGCTGCTGGCGTTCGAGCTCGGCGGGTCGATCCTGCTCGGGCTGATCTCGGCGGTCGCCTTCGCGACGATCCTCGCGGTAGTCGCCGGCCTCGCCCTCACGGCGGCGGCGTCCTTCACGCACGACGTGTGGGGCCCCGTGATCGCGAAGAAGCCCCTGTCCTCGGAGGATGAGGTGCGCATCGGCAAGATCACCGTGGTGGTCATCGGCATCCTCGCCATCCTCGGCGGCATCGGCGCCCAGGGCCAGAACGTCGCGTTCCTCGTGGCGCTCGCCTTCGCCGTGGCCGCCTCGGCGAACCTCCCGACCATCCTGTACTCCCTGTTCTGGAAGGGCTTCACCACGCGCGGCGCCCTCTGGTCCATGTACGGCGGCCTGCTCTCCGCGATCGTCCTGATCGTGTTCTCCCCGGTCATGTCCGGCAACCCGGCCGCCATGATCCCGAGCGCGGACTTCGTGCTCTTCCCGCTGAAGAACCCGGGCGTCGTCTCGATCCCGCTGGCCTTCTTCCTCGGCTGGCTCGGCTCCGTGACGTCTTCGCGCGCCGAGGACCCGGGCAAGCAGGCCGAGATGGAGGTCCGCTCCCTCACCGGCATCGGCGCCGAGAAGGCCGTGAGCCACTGA
- a CDS encoding MaoC family dehydratase, with amino-acid sequence MAETPEPGAENTGPEVIEQRGRYADELAVGQVYLHRPGRTLTEADNVLFTTLTMNPQALHLDHAYAAAQPFGKPLVNSMLTLSTLVGLAVGQTTQGTLVAQLGLGEIAFPHPVFHGDTLYGRSEVTAVRESSSRPGQRIVTFQMTGENQHGDVVVRAQRTCLMWTASAHAEAKAKQGSMETRA; translated from the coding sequence GTGGCGGAGACCCCCGAGCCGGGCGCGGAGAACACAGGGCCCGAGGTCATCGAGCAGCGCGGGCGCTACGCGGACGAGCTCGCGGTGGGCCAGGTGTACCTGCACCGGCCCGGCCGCACGCTCACGGAGGCGGACAACGTCCTCTTCACCACGCTGACGATGAACCCGCAGGCGCTGCACCTGGACCACGCATACGCGGCCGCGCAGCCCTTCGGGAAGCCGCTCGTGAACTCCATGCTCACGCTGTCCACGCTTGTGGGCCTCGCCGTCGGGCAGACGACGCAGGGCACGCTCGTGGCGCAGCTCGGGCTGGGGGAGATCGCCTTCCCGCACCCCGTGTTCCACGGGGACACCCTCTACGGGCGCTCGGAGGTCACCGCGGTCCGGGAGTCCTCCTCGCGACCGGGCCAGCGCATCGTCACCTTCCAGATGACGGGGGAGAACCAGCACGGCGACGTCGTCGTGCGGGCCCAGCGCACCTGCCTCATGTGGACGGCGTCGGCCCACGCCGAGGCGAAGGCGAAGCAGGGCTCCATGGAGACCCGGGCATGA
- a CDS encoding GNAT family N-acetyltransferase: MPLRDVRPEDLDEFFVHQQDEDANQMSGIAPRSPADRGVFDHHWGTLLRDPRVQVHTIEHEGRAVGALICSEQDDAAELSFWTAQEFWGLGLTTSAVDEFLRGYPHRPVRAHVAEDNAGTVKVLSRRGFEVVGEEKVFSNARAAVITELVMELGAD; this comes from the coding sequence GTGCCCCTTCGTGACGTCCGCCCCGAGGACCTGGACGAGTTCTTCGTGCACCAGCAGGACGAGGACGCGAACCAGATGTCCGGAATCGCCCCCCGCAGCCCTGCCGACCGCGGGGTCTTCGACCATCACTGGGGCACCCTGCTGCGCGACCCCCGCGTCCAGGTGCACACCATCGAGCACGAGGGCCGCGCCGTGGGCGCGCTGATCTGCTCCGAGCAGGACGACGCCGCCGAGCTCTCCTTCTGGACGGCGCAGGAGTTCTGGGGCCTCGGGCTGACCACCTCGGCCGTGGACGAGTTCCTGCGCGGGTACCCGCACCGCCCCGTGCGGGCCCACGTGGCCGAGGACAACGCGGGCACCGTCAAGGTCCTCTCCCGCCGGGGGTTCGAGGTGGTGGGCGAGGAGAAGGTCTTCTCCAATGCCCGCGCCGCCGTCATCACCGAGCTCGTCATGGAGCTCGGCGCGGACTGA
- a CDS encoding acyl-CoA dehydrogenase family protein: MSTKHRTLPALEEDYQVLSDTVREFADEVVAPVSAELDARHEFPYEIVKQMGEMGLFGLPFPEEFGGMGGDYFALALALEQLGRVNQSVAITLEAGVSLGAMPLLKFGTQEQKERWLPSLVAGENLAGFGLTEPGAGSDAGGTQTTAVLEDGTWRINGAKEFITNSGTDITSLVTVTAVTGTVEGKTGPDGRPAKEISTILVPAGTEGFTVAKPYDKVGWNSSDTHALHFTDVRVPEENLLGTRGRGFANFLEILDEGRIAIAALATGVAQGCVDESVAYAKQRTSFGQRIGTFQAVSFKIARMQARAHAARLAYYEAAQKMLAGKPFKTEAAMAKMIAGEAAMDNARDATQVFGGYGFMNETLVARHYRDSKILEVGEGTTEVQLMLIARDLGL, translated from the coding sequence ATGAGCACCAAGCACCGCACCCTGCCCGCCCTCGAGGAGGACTACCAGGTCCTCTCCGACACCGTCCGTGAGTTCGCGGACGAGGTCGTGGCCCCCGTCTCCGCCGAGCTCGACGCCCGGCACGAGTTCCCGTACGAGATCGTGAAGCAGATGGGCGAGATGGGCTTGTTCGGCCTGCCCTTCCCCGAGGAGTTCGGCGGCATGGGCGGCGACTACTTCGCCCTCGCCCTCGCGCTCGAGCAGCTCGGCCGCGTCAACCAGTCGGTGGCCATCACCCTCGAGGCGGGCGTCTCCCTCGGCGCGATGCCGCTGCTGAAGTTCGGCACCCAGGAGCAGAAGGAGCGCTGGCTGCCCAGCCTCGTGGCGGGCGAGAACCTGGCCGGCTTCGGCCTCACCGAGCCCGGCGCGGGCTCCGACGCCGGCGGCACCCAGACCACGGCGGTGCTCGAGGACGGCACGTGGCGCATCAACGGCGCCAAGGAGTTCATCACCAACTCCGGCACGGACATCACGAGCCTCGTCACCGTCACCGCGGTGACCGGCACGGTGGAGGGCAAGACCGGCCCCGACGGCCGCCCCGCGAAGGAGATCTCCACGATCCTCGTGCCCGCCGGCACCGAGGGCTTCACCGTGGCCAAGCCGTACGACAAGGTCGGCTGGAACTCCTCCGACACCCACGCCCTGCACTTCACCGACGTGCGCGTCCCCGAGGAGAACCTGCTCGGCACCCGCGGCCGCGGCTTCGCGAACTTCCTCGAGATCCTCGACGAGGGCCGCATCGCCATCGCCGCGCTCGCCACGGGTGTGGCCCAGGGCTGCGTCGACGAGTCGGTCGCCTACGCGAAGCAGCGCACCTCGTTCGGCCAGAGGATCGGCACGTTCCAGGCCGTCTCCTTCAAGATCGCCCGCATGCAGGCCCGCGCCCACGCCGCGCGCCTGGCCTACTACGAGGCGGCGCAGAAGATGCTGGCCGGCAAGCCGTTCAAGACCGAGGCCGCCATGGCGAAGATGATCGCCGGCGAGGCGGCCATGGACAACGCCCGCGACGCCACCCAGGTGTTCGGCGGCTACGGCTTCATGAACGAGACCCTCGTGGCCCGCCACTACCGCGACTCCAAGATCCTCGAGGTCGGCGAGGGCACCACCGAGGTGCAGCTCATGCTGATCGCGCGCGACCTGGGGCTGTGA